The Allocatelliglobosispora scoriae genome contains a region encoding:
- a CDS encoding helix-turn-helix domain-containing protein produces MHNKASALAASVSGGKTPSERRFYSVAETAEMLGLSEMTVYRAIKAGEFPAVRVRGRVCVPVKAIDAMVDAAWSSMTVVDAADFVSAVTR; encoded by the coding sequence ATGCACAACAAGGCTAGCGCTCTCGCTGCTTCGGTCAGCGGGGGCAAGACTCCTTCGGAACGGCGCTTCTACAGCGTCGCCGAAACCGCCGAAATGCTGGGCCTTTCCGAGATGACCGTCTACCGGGCGATCAAGGCTGGCGAGTTCCCTGCCGTCCGTGTACGGGGGCGGGTCTGCGTGCCGGTCAAGGCGATCGACGCGATGGTCGATGCGGCCTGGTCGTCGATGACTGTGGTGGACGCTGCCGATTTCGTGTCGGCGGTGACGCGATGA
- a CDS encoding sigma factor-like helix-turn-helix DNA-binding protein yields MPKAGTDTRAKLLARAQSINAEIDEHQVAIAELSQERRDCLESLIEDGMTQSQLADHLGMSRGRVSQLLSAGARPERAFFGTGKVTVAIGGKNETGRKDGKPLVVASGEAFGAFEHLATLVRMLGLDAESEIVPPPGMVQLNRANLVVLTSPRLLPFVGQVLDADPHLGFSHDERGWFLVDKTTGTEHRSPSDEGESGDYAYVGRLPRPDGKGTFLYLAGIHAPGTVGAVHYIENHLPELYREVKTRRWSALVSCQFNPDTRRITSSQLVSPIYRHEHA; encoded by the coding sequence ATGCCGAAGGCAGGCACCGACACGCGAGCCAAGCTGCTCGCGCGGGCTCAGAGCATCAATGCAGAGATCGACGAGCACCAGGTCGCCATCGCTGAGCTTTCCCAGGAACGACGAGACTGCCTCGAATCGCTGATCGAGGACGGCATGACACAGTCACAGCTCGCCGACCACCTTGGCATGTCTCGCGGTCGGGTCTCGCAGCTGCTCTCGGCCGGCGCCCGACCCGAGCGAGCCTTCTTCGGCACCGGAAAGGTCACGGTCGCCATCGGCGGTAAGAACGAGACAGGCCGCAAGGACGGCAAGCCGCTGGTCGTGGCCTCTGGTGAGGCCTTCGGAGCCTTCGAGCATCTGGCCACGCTGGTACGCATGCTCGGACTCGACGCCGAATCGGAGATCGTGCCGCCGCCCGGGATGGTTCAGCTGAACCGCGCCAACCTCGTCGTGCTGACGAGCCCACGGCTGCTTCCCTTCGTCGGCCAGGTCCTCGACGCCGATCCGCACCTCGGGTTCTCCCACGACGAACGCGGCTGGTTCCTCGTCGACAAGACGACGGGAACCGAGCACCGTTCACCCAGCGACGAAGGCGAGAGCGGCGACTACGCCTACGTTGGCCGGCTACCTCGACCAGACGGCAAGGGAACGTTCCTCTACCTCGCTGGCATCCACGCACCCGGCACCGTCGGCGCGGTCCACTACATCGAGAACCACCTGCCGGAGCTCTACCGCGAGGTGAAGACTCGCCGCTGGTCAGCCCTGGTCAGCTGCCAGTTCAACCCCGACACCCGGCGCATCACCAGCAGCCAGCTCGTCTCTCCGATCTACCGGCACGAACATGCCTAA